GGCCTGTACGCCACCGGCTGGATCAAGCGCGGCCCCGTTGGCCTCATCGGAAACACCAAGTCCGACGCCAAGGAGACCACCGGCATGCTGGTCGAGGACTGGAACGCCGGTCGGCTCACCCCGGCCCCGCAGCGCGACCCGCAGCAGGTGCTCGACTTCCTCCACGGCCGCAACATCGCCGTGACCACGTGGGACGGCTGGTACCAGCTCGATGCAGCCGAGAAGGCTCTCGGCCAGGCCGAAGGCCGCGAGCGCAAGAAGATCGTCGAGTGGGACGAGATGGTCTCCCACGCGGCGCCCGAGTACCACATTTAAGCGCGTAAAGCCGTAGGCGTCGGAAAGCTTGCTTTTGCTTTTCGACGCCTACGGCTTTTTCTGTCAGACCAACGCGAGGAACTGCTCGTGGATGGTGCTGTCCCCGGTTAGCTCCGGGTGGAAGCTGATGCCCAAGGCGGTGGGGGCGGACACCCCGACCACACGCCCGTCGACGCGGGCGATCACCTCGATGCTCTCGCCCACGCGCACGACCTCGGGCGCTCGGATGAACGCGGCCTCGACCACACCGAAGGTGGTCTCGATGCGCTCGACCGCCGAGTCGCGCTGGGGCCCGAAGGCGTTGCGGCGCACGTCGATGTCGAGCACGTCGAGGGTCTCCTGGCCGGGGGCCGGATCCTCGAGGTGGTGGGCCAGCATGATGAGCCCGGCGCAGGTGCCCAGCACGGGCAGGCCTTCTTGCAGCTTCTCCGCGAGCTGGTCGCGCATGTCGAAGCGGCGCAGGATGCGGTCCATCGTGGAGGACTCGCCGCCGGGGAGCACGATCCCGTCGATCTCGTCGAGCTGGGAGGCCTTCTTCACCAGCGTCACCTCGCAGCCTAGCCCGCGAAGCATGTCCGCGTGCTCGCGCACCCCACCCTGGAAGGCGAGGACGCCTACGCGCTTAGCCATTACCAGCCACGCTCGGCCAGGCGGTGCGGTGCGGGCAGGTCGGAGACGTTGATGCCGACCATGGCCTCGCCCAGGCCGCGGGAGGCCTCGGTGACCACGGCGATGTCGTCGTAGGCGGCGGTGGCGCGCACGATGGCCTCGGCGCGCTTTGCGGGGTTGCCGGACTTGAAGATGCCGGAGCCGACGAAGACGCCGTCGGCGCCGAGCTGCATCATGAGGGCGGCGTCGGCCGGGGTGGCCACGCCACCGGCGGTGAACAGCACGACCGGCAGCTCGCCGTTCTCTGCGACGTACTTGACCAGCTCGTACGGAGCCTGCAGCTCCTTGGCGGCGACGTAGAGCTCGTCGGGCTGGGAGGCCTGCAGCGCCTGGAGGCGGGCGATCTCGGAGCGGATGGTGCGGATGTGCTTGGTGGCCTCGGAGACGTCGCCGGTGCCAGCCTCGCCCTTGGAGCGGATCATGGACGCGCCCTCGTTGATGCGCCGCAGGGCCTCGCCCAGGTTAGTGGCGCCGCAGACGAAGGGCACCTTGAAGCCGCGCTTGTCGATGTGGTTGACGTAGTCGGCGGGAGAGAGGACCTCGGACTCGTCGATGTAGTCCACACCCAGGTGCTCGAGGATCTGGGCTTCGACGGCGTGGCCGATGCGGGCCTTGGCCATGACCGGGATGGAGACGGCGTCGATGATGGACTCGATGAGATCCGGGTCGGACATGCGGGCCACGCCGCCCTGGGCGCGGATGTCGGCGGGCACGCGCTCGAGCGCCATGACGGCGACGGCGCCGGCGTCCTCGGCGATCTTGGCCTGCTCCGGGGTGACGACGTCCATGATGACGCCGCCCTTGAGCATCTGGGCCAGGCCGGAGTTCACGAGGTTCTGGTTGTTTGATTCAGTCATGCAGGCTAGTTTCCCACCCAAACTGGACGATTCCTAGTGCCAGTATTAGCCTAATTCTTTAGTCCAGTTGCGCGGCAAGGACCCGTGCCGCCGCACACGCCCCATTACATAGGAAACCCCGTGCCCCTGCTCCGCGCCGACCTCCCGCTCGCCGTCGACCGCGCGATTCCGCACTCGCTGCCCGCACAGATCGCCGCCCAGGTCCGGGCGCTTATCAACGACGGCGCGCTCAAGCCCGGCGACGCGCTGCCCGGCACGCGCCGGCTCGCCGAGCAGCTCGGCGTCTCGCGGGGGTCGGTGACCACGGCCTTCGACCAGCTCCACGCCGAGGGCTACCTGCACTCCTCCCCCGGCGCGCCCACGCGCGTCAACCCGGAGCTGCTCACCCCGCCGCCCGAGCCAGCTCGTACCCGTCCCCAGCTCGCGCTGCCGCGCCCGAAGATCCGCATCTCGCTCAAGCCGTCGACCGCCTCGCCGCAAAACGTCCGCCCGGCCGCGTGGCGCGCCGCCTGGCGCCAGGCCGCGGGCGTCCCGGAGAAGAAGCTGGAGCAGGCGGGCCAGCCGGAGCTGCGCGAGGCCATCGCCGAGCACATCCGGCTCACCCGCTCCATGGCCCTCTCCAGCCGCTCCGTGCTGGTCACCGGCGGCAGCCGCGAGGGGTTCATGCTCATTCTCATGGCGCTTTCCGACGCCTACGGCCGCCCGCTCACCGTCGGCGTGGAGGACCCCGGCCACCCGGGCCTGCGCGGGATCATCACGCTCCTGGGTCACGCGACCCGCCCGTGCGCCACCGACTCCCAGGGCGTGCTGGTCGATGCGTTGCCCAGCGATCTCGACGTCCTGCTCGTCACGCCCTCGTATCAGTACCCGCTGGGGTCGACGATGCCCGCCGCCCGCCGCGCCGAGCTCATCCAGTGGGCGAACGCGCGCGGCACGGTCGTCGTGGAGGACGACTTCAACGCCGAGCTGCGCTATCGGCTCGCCCCCGAGCCCGCGCTGGCGGCGCTGGGCCAGGCGAGCACCGCGCAGGTCATCGTGCTGGGGACCTTCTCAACGCTGCTCTCGCCCAGCCTGTCGGCAGGCTACGTGCTCGCCCCGCCCTCGCTCGTC
This is a stretch of genomic DNA from Corynebacterium vitaeruminis DSM 20294. It encodes these proteins:
- the pdxT gene encoding pyridoxal 5'-phosphate synthase glutaminase subunit PdxT — its product is MAKRVGVLAFQGGVREHADMLRGLGCEVTLVKKASQLDEIDGIVLPGGESSTMDRILRRFDMRDQLAEKLQEGLPVLGTCAGLIMLAHHLEDPAPGQETLDVLDIDVRRNAFGPQRDSAVERIETTFGVVEAAFIRAPEVVRVGESIEVIARVDGRVVGVSAPTALGISFHPELTGDSTIHEQFLALV
- the pdxS gene encoding pyridoxal 5'-phosphate synthase lyase subunit PdxS codes for the protein MTESNNQNLVNSGLAQMLKGGVIMDVVTPEQAKIAEDAGAVAVMALERVPADIRAQGGVARMSDPDLIESIIDAVSIPVMAKARIGHAVEAQILEHLGVDYIDESEVLSPADYVNHIDKRGFKVPFVCGATNLGEALRRINEGASMIRSKGEAGTGDVSEATKHIRTIRSEIARLQALQASQPDELYVAAKELQAPYELVKYVAENGELPVVLFTAGGVATPADAALMMQLGADGVFVGSGIFKSGNPAKRAEAIVRATAAYDDIAVVTEASRGLGEAMVGINVSDLPAPHRLAERGW
- the pdxR gene encoding MocR-like pyridoxine biosynthesis transcription factor PdxR, which gives rise to MPLLRADLPLAVDRAIPHSLPAQIAAQVRALINDGALKPGDALPGTRRLAEQLGVSRGSVTTAFDQLHAEGYLHSSPGAPTRVNPELLTPPPEPARTRPQLALPRPKIRISLKPSTASPQNVRPAAWRAAWRQAAGVPEKKLEQAGQPELREAIAEHIRLTRSMALSSRSVLVTGGSREGFMLILMALSDAYGRPLTVGVEDPGHPGLRGIITLLGHATRPCATDSQGVLVDALPSDLDVLLVTPSYQYPLGSTMPAARRAELIQWANARGTVVVEDDFNAELRYRLAPEPALAALGQASTAQVIVLGTFSTLLSPSLSAGYVLAPPSLVDGLLATRAQLGMPVAGVTQRAIAQLLHNGYVRKHTKAMHARLGRRKATIARTLRPEGVEITTMGSGADYFFGFADSERAASFEKRLLEQGIGLGHAEKLWSTIGPEQGFILSFAHLEDEEFAFALGAVADALEDEKL